The following are from one region of the Rattus rattus isolate New Zealand chromosome 13, Rrattus_CSIRO_v1, whole genome shotgun sequence genome:
- the LOC116915074 gene encoding beta-defensin 39-like: MKISCFLLLVLSLSCFQINPFAVLDTRVCIEKRNTCHIVQCPRFRDVVGTCYEGKGKCCHQYF, encoded by the exons ATGAAGATctcctgctttctgctgctggtcctctctctgtcctgcttCCAGATCAACCCAT TTGCTGTCCTTGACACAAGAGTATGTATTGAGAAGAGAAACACCTGTCACATAGTCCAGTGCCCAAGATTTCGTGATGTAGTCGGCACCTGTTATGAGGGAAAAGGCAAGTGTTGCCACCAATACTTCTGA